CGCGACGAGCAGGTACGCGGGATCGATGTCGCCGGCCAGCTCGCCCGCGGCCTGGCGCTCCCGCAGGGCGACGACCTCGGGTGCCTCGCCGTCCACGGTCGGCTGCTCCACCGCCGGCCCGCCCGCGGTCAGCCCCTCCCACACGAACATGCGGAGAAGATCGGGCGAGTCCAGGGTCGCGTCGACGTACGCGGCGACGAACTCTGGCAACGGCAGCTCCCGGCCCTCGATCCCGGCCTCCCGCGCGTGCCAGCGGTCGAGGATCTCGCGGTACAGGCCCTCCTTGCCGCCGAAGTAGTACGAGATGAGCTGCGCGTTGACGCCGGCGCGCTCGGCGATCCCCCGCACGCGGGCGCCCGCATAGCCCTTCGCCGCGAACTCGGCCAGCGCCGCCTCGACGATCCGCTCGCGTGTCCGCTCGGCGTCACGACGCCGGGCGTCGGGCTCGGGTGCGCGCCGCGGTGACGACTTCTCCATCATGTGAGTAACTTTCTCATTCGTTTGCTTGACTTTCGTCATTCGGATGAATGATACTGCGGCGGTCCACCCCAGCCCGCGACCCG
The window above is part of the Acidimicrobiia bacterium genome. Proteins encoded here:
- a CDS encoding TetR family transcriptional regulator produces the protein MMEKSSPRRAPEPDARRRDAERTRERIVEAALAEFAAKGYAGARVRGIAERAGVNAQLISYYFGGKEGLYREILDRWHAREAGIEGRELPLPEFVAAYVDATLDSPDLLRMFVWEGLTAGGPAVEQPTVDGEAPEVVALRERQAAGELAGDIDPAYLLVAVMGATAAPAVMPQHIERLCGVAADSDEFRTRFAEQLRVIVGHLRAGGGA